Part of the Chitinophagales bacterium genome is shown below.
GGAAGAAAGGAAAATTTGATAGAGTAAAAACTCTTTACACCTCTGAGAACGGCGAAGAACTTTTGCCGCATCGCCTATCCTACATCAACAGCTCCCTCAGTTTGCAAACTGATGTAACCGCAGCAAAAGTTCTGGAATGCAACAAGCACCCCAAGAAATGTTTTCAGGGACAAACACACGGGCACGAAGGATTTCTTCTGTCCATGAAAGATGGATTGAAGATGTTGCAGAAACATTCTGAATACAGCGTAGTACTTAAGCCATTTTTGATTGGCGATGAATTGGTAGGAACTGTTTTTTCGCAACCGGGCAGATTCGTAATGGATTTTTCAACTCTTGACAACATCATCGAAGTACAGCAATATAAAGAGCTTTTCAAGATTATTAATGAAAAAGTTTACCCAGCTATTTTGAAGAAAGCTGAATTGGAGAAAAATGGTAAAATAAAATTAAATGGAATGATTGAGCATCTTGAAACTTGGTGGAAATTGTGGAGATCAAGGCAAGAAATGCTCGGAGAAATAAATTCATTTGGTAGATATATTGCTTGCTCGCGCGTTTCCAAAAGAAAAATCTTTGAGTTTATTTCACCTGAAATTCATCCCAATGATGCGCTAACAACTTTTGTATTCAATGATGATTATTCTTTCGGAATTATTTCATCAGAACACCATTGGCGTTGGTGGTTAGAAAGATGCTCAACCATGAGAGGAGATTTTCGATACACAACTACAACTGTTTGGGATACCTTTCCTTTCCCACAACATCCCACACAAAAGCAAGTCGAGCAAGTAACCAAAGCCGCAGTTGAGTTGCGCGCCTACCGAAACAAAATGATCGAGCAATATCGCCTCACGCTGCGCGAACTCTACACCTCACTCGAAACGCCCGGCAAAAATCCGCTCAAAAATTTACATGCCGCGCTCGATGAAGCTGTGATGAATGCTTATGGTTTCTCCTCTGAAAAAGATATTCTTGAACAATTGCTAGAACTCAATCTCGAAGTCGCAGCGCTGGAAACAAAAGGAAAAGAAGTGACTTCCCCAGGGTTGCCAGTATGGATAAAAAACAAAGAGCAATTTGTGACGGAGGATTGTGTGAGGTTGAGGATAGATGAAGGAGAAGGGTTGTTTAAAAAATAAGAAATAATCATGTCCATCTCAGTTAATTATATCTACTGCGATGAAAGCCGTCAAAGTAAAGATCGTTATATGGTTTTAGGCGGAATCATTATGAACAAGGGAGACATCCCGCAGTTCAATGAAACCATGAAAAAATTCCGAGCTGAAGAGAATATGAATGCTGAATTGAAGTGGTCAAAAGTTTCATCACAAAAATTAAATGAGTACAAACGGTTTGTTGATTATTTTTTCGCTCTCAATAATACTGACAATATTCATTTTCACAGCATCATCATTGATAACCATCAGGTAATCATAGAAAGTTCAACAAAGGAGACAAGGAGCTGGGCTTCTATAAATTCTTTTACCAGTTGCTGCTTCATTGTTTTGGAAAAGTGTATTGTAACAAAGACAAACCTGTTCGATTTGCAGTTCACCTAGATCAGCGACAGACAAAATATAAATTGAATACTCTCAAGAAGGTTCTCAATTCAGGGATGAACAAAAAGTTTGAAATTGACTTCAACCCCTTTGTAGCCATTGAGCCTGTAGAATCGAAGCAAAGTGATTTACTTCAAATCAGC
Proteins encoded:
- a CDS encoding DUF3800 domain-containing protein, giving the protein MSISVNYIYCDESRQSKDRYMVLGGIIMNKGDIPQFNETMKKFRAEENMNAELKWSKVSSQKLNEYKRFVDYFFALNNTDNIHFHSIIIDNHQVIIESSTKETRSWASINSFTSCCFIVLEKCIVTKTNLFDLQFT
- a CDS encoding DUF3800 domain-containing protein; the protein is MYCNKDKPVRFAVHLDQRQTKYKLNTLKKVLNSGMNKKFEIDFNPFVAIEPVESKQSDLLQISDLILGAMGYQKNGYPLLTESKKSKIELANYIAQSAGLKNLSENTLRNNQRFTIWNFKLQQ